The proteins below are encoded in one region of Candidatus Binatia bacterium:
- a CDS encoding thiamine pyrophosphate-dependent enzyme has product MGFAVPGALGAQIGTGLRPLILTGDGDFQMTGVEIAHALRYKTSSPSPPGATPS; this is encoded by the coding sequence ATGGGCTTTGCCGTTCCGGGCGCTCTGGGCGCTCAGATCGGCACCGGTCTCCGGCCCTTGATTCTTACCGGCGACGGCGATTTTCAAATGACGGGCGTCGAGATCGCTCACGCGCTCCGTTACAAGACCTCCTCACCCTCCCCTCCTGGCGCTACGCCGAGCTAG